CGCCCATGCCATCGCCAGACCCCAGGACCAGCGCGTCGATGCCGGCCGGCGCTCGTCCGTCGCCCCTCGTCTGGCTGCTGATGTCCGACAAGACCGGCGACAATGCGCAGTTGCAGGTGGTCGCCGACGCGCTGCCCTGGCCGAGCCAGCCCAAGCAGATTCGGGTGCGCCCGGAGTTCGCCGACGCCAAGCCCCGGGTCGCCGCCTCGATCCATCATGTCGATCCGGCGAAGTCCGATCCGCTCGAAGCCCCCTGGCCCGATCTCGTCATCACCATCGGCCGGCGGATGTCGATGGTGGCGCTCTGGATCAAGGAACAGTCGGGAGGGCGGACCCGGATCGCCCTGATCGGGCCGCCCAAGCGCATGCTCGACCGCTTCGACCTGGCGGTCGCCTCGGTCCAGTACCGATTGCCGCCGCAGCCCAACCTGCTGCGGATCAATTTCCCGCTGCAGCGCATCGACATGGCCGCCATTGCCGCCGAGGCCGAGGGTTGGCGGCGTGAACTCGAACCGCTGCCGCGGCCCTTGATCGCGGTCATGGTGGGCGGACGCACCAAGGCGGTGCGCTTCGACGAGACGGTCGCGCGGCAGCTCGCCGCCGGCATCGCCGACCTCGCCGCCCGTGAAGGGGGCACGCTCGTCGTCACCACCAGCCGGCGGACGCCCGACGCGGTCATCGCCGTGCTGGAGCGCATGCTGCCGCCGGGCTCGCTGCTGCATCGCTGGAGCCCGGGCGGGGAACGCAATCCCTACCGCGCCCTCCTGGGCCTCGCCGATCGCTTCATCGTCACCAGCGACAGCATCTCGATGCTGATGGAGATCGGCCGCCTCGGCCGGCCGCTCGCGATCTATCCGCTGCCGCTTTCCGCCGGCTTCGGATCGGGATTTCTCGGCAGGCTGGCGGAGCTGTTGCCGCGGCCGATCGCGCGCCGGCTGCGCCGGGCGATCGCCGGGCTGGCCGATCGCCTGGGGGCGATCGGGCATGACCGCGACCTGACGGCGATCCATCGCCTGATGATCAGGGAGGGGCATGCCGTCTGGTTCGGCGACCCGTTCAGGCGCGACAACCGGCCCTTGCCCGACGAATTGGGGGCCGTGGTGGCGCGGGTCCGGGCCCTGATGGAGCGGGTCTGATCCGCGCGGGGTCAGCCGCTCGCTTCAGCCAGGTCAGGCCAGGTTGGCGACCCGCTCGAGTTCCTTGATGCGCTGATGGACGGAGTCCGGCGTCACCGGCTCGTTGCCCTCGCGGCTGCATTCCACGGCGGCCGCGATATTGCCGAGGATCGCCGCCAGGACGTCGTTTCCGGTCGCGAAATAGGCCAGCGTCGCATAGGCCAGGAGCGCGTCGCCGGCGCCGACCGGATCGACGATCTTGTTCGCGAAGCTGTCGAGCGCCGCCACGGTGCGCAGGTCCTCCGGCGGCCGGGTGCGATAGGTGAGAACGCCGCGGTCGCCGAGCTTGAGGATCAGCGTCTTGCAATGGGCCTGCTCGAACAGCGCCGTCGCCAGCGGACGGATCGCCGAATCCTGATCGCCCAGCGCGAAACGCGCCTCGCGCTCGTTCGGCGTGATCAGATCGAAGCCCTTGAATTCGAGGATGTTGCCCCAGCGGCTGGCGACCTGGCTGTCGGCGACGCGCATGCGCCCGGCAGGAATCGCCTCGGTGAGGCGCGGCACCGTCATGCGGTTGAAGATGCCATGGCGGAAGTCGCTGAAGCAGGTGATGTCCGCCGCGGTCTCGGCGATGTCGCGCCGGAACTCGGTCAGCACCTTGTCGGAGATCGAGCGATTGTCGACGGTGTCGATCTTCAGCAGGCGGTAATCGTGGGCGACGATGGCGTTCTTGTTGGTCGTCGGGCGCGTCGAATCGATGATGGCGCGCGTCTTGACGCCCGCCTTCTCCAGATCCTGCAGGACGAAATCCTTCAGCGCGTCGTTGCCGAGAACGGTCGAGAAGGTCACGTCCGCGCCGGCCGCGCGCAGATGCTTGGCGACGATGCCGGCGCCGCCGACATAGTCCACCTTGTTCTCATAGAGCACGCTCATGGTCGGCGTCTTGGTCATCCCGCCGATCATGCTGCAATGGGTCAGGCTGTCGACGATGGTGTCGCCCACCACATGGACCCGGATGCCCTTGAGATTGTCCAGGGCGCTATAGAGCTCCGAGAAGCCGAAGCCTTCGCCTTCCATCATCATCATCAGCTTCTCGATGCCGATATCTGGCGGTCCGGACTCGATCAGGCGCGAGGATGAATAGACGATATCGCCCGGCGTGAAGAGCACCTCGCCGCCGAAGCTCTCGAGCGTGCGCATCTCTTCCTGGGTCTTCGGATTGTGGCCGCCGGCATATTCGTAGCCCTTGGCATAGAAATCCGGCTGGATCAGCTTCAGATTCTCGACCGGCGTCGGGTTGGGATCGACGACGACATAGTCGACGGCCTCGAGCGCCGCCAGGTTGATCGCCCGCAGATCCTGGGGCACGAAGGGCCGATGGGCCGCCTTCAGGATGTGGGCGTCGGCGGTGATGCTGGCGACGAGGATGTCCGATTTGCTCTTGGCGTAGAGCAGATGGCGGACATGGCCCGGATGCACGACATCGAAGGTGCCGTGGCACATGATGACCCGTTTCTTGCGCGGGCGGGGGCCGATGATGGCCGCAACTTCCTGCGCCGTCTTGATCTTGTGGCTCACCAGCTTGCGGCTTTGTGGATCCATGGCTTATGCGTTCTCCCGGCCGGCCTGCTTCATGAATTTGAACCAGGTTTCCGTGGCGCTGGCGATCGACTGGGGGTCCCAGAGCGGCGCTTCGCGCCAATAGTCGATGGTGGCCACGATCCTGGCCACGCCTTCCTCGAAACTGACCGCCGGCGCCCAGCTCAGCTCGCGCTGGATCTTGCCGATGTCGGCCCAGGTCACGTCCGGCTCGCCCGGGCGCTTCGGGATGTAGGTCTTTTCCCCGCCCAGGAGCTCGATCAGGCGGTTGACCGATTGCGGATTGCCGCCGCCCAGATTCCAGAAGGTCCCCACACGGTCGGTCTCCGCCGCGGCGAGAAAGGCGCGGGCGACGTCCGTGACATAGAGGAAGTCGCGGCGCTGCGTGCCGTCGCCGACGACGGTGAAGGGCTTGCCGGCCAGCTTCTGGCGTAGGAACACGCCGAACACCGCGCCATAGGCACCCGAGGTGCGCGAACGCGTGCCATAGGCATTGAAGATGCGGACCGAATTCACCGGCAGGCCATAGACCTTGTGCCAATGGAAGCCGGCCTGTTCGCCCTGATATTTCGACAGGGCATAGGGATAGAGCGGGTTGATCGGATGATCCTCGCGCGTCGGCGTCGCTGCCAGGCCGTAGCAGGAGGAGGACGCCGCATAGACGAACTTGGTCACGCCCGCCTGGCGGGCCGCCTCGAGCACCGCGACCGTGCCCTGGACGTTCGCCGACATGTATTCCGCCGGCCGTTCGATCGACGGGACGATGTCGCCGATGCCGGCGAAATGGAAGACGAAGCGCGCGCCGCGGAAGGACGGATCCTCCGGCTTGATGTCGCGGATGTCGCGGGTCTCCAGCACCACGTCGCCGGAACCGGCATGCTGGGCCAGATTGGCGGCGCGGCCACCGACCATATTGTCGATCGCGTGAACGCGGAAGCCGCGCTCGACCAGCAGATCCACCATATGGCTGCCGATGAAGCCCGCCCCGCCGGTGACGACGGCCAGAGGCTTCCTGGTCATGCGGCGCGCAGGGACTTCAGCTGACGGACGTTGAAGTACCGATCGTCGGTCATGCTGTTGGGCAGCTTGTTCGCCTTGAAGGCCTTGCACAGGTCGCGAACCGCGTCCTCCACGGTGTGGCGCGGCGAGAAGCCCAGCAGGCGGCGGATCTTGTCCGAGTTGATGTGATAGCTGCGGATGTCGTCGGTGGGCGTGGTGACGATGTCGATGGCGCCCCGGTCCGGGAATTCCTTCATGACCACGTCGCGGACGGTGCGCGCGATGTCCATGATGCTCATGTTCTGATAGCCGGCATTGAAGGTCTCGCCGGCGATCTTCTCGTCGGGCAGCTCCAGCAGCAGCTCATAGAGGTCGCACATGTCCTGCACATGCAGGTTGGGCCGGAGCTGCGTGCCGCCGAACACGGTGATCTTGCCGTTGTTGATGGCGTGGTTCGTCAGGATGTTGACGCTGAGATCCAGGCGCTGGCGCGGCGCGTAGCCGCAGACGGTCGCGGGCCGGATCGTGACGCAGACGAAGTCGGGCGACTGATGCTTGAACAGCAGCGGCTCGCACATGCCCTTGTACTTGTTGTAGAGCGTCAGCGGCAGCAGAGGATGGTCCTCGGTGACGTTCGGCTTGTCGGAGACGCCATAGACCGAGCTCGAGCTGGCATAGATGAAGCGCTTCACGCCCGCGCGCTTGGCCGCGATCACCATGGGCTCGAAGGCGTCCAGGTTGACCGAGGTCGAAAGCCGTTCGTCCAGCTCGAAGCTCGCATCGTTGGAGATGCAGGCGAGCGAAATCACGACATCCTGGCCCTGGCAGGCCTTGGCCAGCTTCGCCGTGTCGCGGATATCGCCCTCGATGATGCGCAGGGCCGGATCCTGCTTCGGCAGGAAGTCGTCGCCGAAATACATGATGTCGTAGACGGTGACGTGATAGCCGAGATCCAGCAGCTGCGGGACGAGCAGCGATCCGACATAGCCGGCGCCGCCGGTCACCAGGACATTCTTGAACTTCACGAACGAGCTCCATTCGCCAGGACCGGCGCGGCGTCCCGCGTCGGGATGTTGTAGCCGGCGGCATCGGCGTCCCGCCAGAACATCTCCACGGTCTCGAGCGAGAAGCGCTCGAGATCCTTGCCCACCGAGCCCAGCTTGTTCAGCAGGTCGTTGGTGACGGTGATGATGTGGCAGCCGCAGGCGTCGGCATGAAACAGGTTGAGCACCTCGCGCGGGCTCGCCCACAGCACTTCCGCCTTGGGATGGGCCTTCGCCGCGAGCCGGACCGCTTCGGTCATGATCGGCATCGGGTCGCGCCCGCTGTCGGCGACGCGGCCGGCGAAGATCGAGAGGATCGCCGGCGTGTCAGCCGACAGGACATCCAGCGTGGCGCGCACCTGGTCCAGCGTGAACATCGCCGTCACGTTGACGGCGACGCCGCGCTTCGACAGGCGGCCGACCAGCGGCACCGAGGACTGGCGCTTGGTGTTGGTGATGGGGATCTTCACATTGACGTTGGCGCCCCAGGAAGCGATCTCCATGGCCTGCGCTTCCATCGTCGCGTGATCGTCGGCGAAGACCTCGAAGGAGATCGGCCGGTCGGGCACCGCCGCGATCGCCTCGCGCGCGAAGGCGCGATAGTCCTTCACGCCGGCCTTGCGCATCAGCGTGGGATTCGTGGTGAACCCCTTGATGAAGGGCTTGGCGTACATTTCGCGAATGCCGTTGAGGTCGGCGCCGTCGGCGAAAATCTTGATCCGCAGATCGGAGATCGAGGGCACGGGTTCCATCGGTCGTGAGACCTTCATCTAGAATTGTTGGAGAATGACGTCCGCCGCTTCCGCGAGCGAGCACACGATTCGATCGGGTCGTTCCCGCGGGACGTCATAGTCGTTGCGCAACCATATGGTGTGGCAGCCGGCGGCTTTTCCGGCCCCGATGTCGCGCCAACGATCCCCGACCATGAAGCTCTGGTCCAATCGGATATTGTGTCGCGCGGCTGCGTCAAAGAGCATGCCGGGCAGCGGCTTATAGCACTTGCAGTCAGGCCCCTCAAGGCACCAGCAGACCTCGACATGGTCGATCGGCAGCCGGTCCGTCAGCCAGCGGTTCATCGCCTCGACCGTCGCCCGGGAGGTCAGGCCCTTGGCCGCATCCGGCTGGTTGGTCGCGATGGCCAGGAACAAGCCTGCGGCTTTCAGTCGCTGGAGCGCGTCGACCGCGCCCGGCATGAGAATCATGTCCGCCACGCCGGCCGGCGGGTAGGGGTGTCCGTCCCGGATCACCGCCTCGTTGAGCGTGCCGTCGCGGTCGAAGAACACCGCCCGGCGCGGTGCCGCGGCCATCACCGAGGGGCTGCGCTCGTGGCGGTCACACTCTCCCATTTCGTCGCCCGGCGCTGCAGGACCGGGTTGGAGACGAGGCAGTGCCACACCACGGCCTGGAAGCCTTCGCTCTGCGGCGTGATGTGCGCCGCGTTCGGCGCCGGAATCACGACCACCACGTCGCCCTTCTTGGCGGTGTAGCCGGTCGCACGCCCGACGATCCCGAAGACTTTCGTGCCGCGCCGCTTGGCCAGATCGATCGCTTTGACGAGATTGGGCGAGACGTTCTTCTCGGCGTCGCCGCCGCCGACCGAGAAGATCAGGATCGCATCCTTCTCGTTGATATTGCTGACCTCGAGCCAGCCCTCGAACACCGTGTCCCAGCCTTCGTCGTTGGTGCGTGCCGTCAGCTCCGAGACATTGTCGACCGGGGTATAGGCTTCGATCCCGCAGAGCTTGCGGAAGTCGTTGACCGCATGGCTGCAATTGCCGGCGCTGCCGCCGACGCCGAGCAGGAACAGGCGGCCGCGCCGCTCGCGCACCGCCGCCAGCTCCGAAGCCAGTCGATCGATCGCGGCACGATCGATCTCGCGCGCGATCTGCGCGACTTCGTCGAAGAACAAAGCTGCGTGGCTCATCCGAATCCCGCCTTCCTGTCGCGGCATGGCGCGATTGCGAGGCGCCAGCGATAGCGTTGCCATAGGCGCCCCGCCTCCCGCGTCGCGGAGCCAGCCCTGTCCGAGGCCGGTGTCCCGCGAGGGTCCCGTCGATCAGCCGCTCGGCCGGAATTGCGCGTCGGCGGTCCGTTCGCCGCCTTCGAGTCGCGTCATTCCGGGGCTTTGGGGTGGGGCGCGTGATCGGCTATAAACTCTTTCAGTTTCGGCTTGTCAAGACGACGGAGCCGGCTCAAATCCGCGGAAAACCTACCGAAAATGCGTGTCGCCGTTGTCGG
The nucleotide sequence above comes from Hypericibacter terrae. Encoded proteins:
- a CDS encoding mitochondrial fission ELM1 family protein, producing the protein MPAGARPSPLVWLLMSDKTGDNAQLQVVADALPWPSQPKQIRVRPEFADAKPRVAASIHHVDPAKSDPLEAPWPDLVITIGRRMSMVALWIKEQSGGRTRIALIGPPKRMLDRFDLAVASVQYRLPPQPNLLRINFPLQRIDMAAIAAEAEGWRRELEPLPRPLIAVMVGGRTKAVRFDETVARQLAAGIADLAAREGGTLVVTTSRRTPDAVIAVLERMLPPGSLLHRWSPGGERNPYRALLGLADRFIVTSDSISMLMEIGRLGRPLAIYPLPLSAGFGSGFLGRLAELLPRPIARRLRRAIAGLADRLGAIGHDRDLTAIHRLMIREGHAVWFGDPFRRDNRPLPDELGAVVARVRALMERV
- a CDS encoding PfkB family carbohydrate kinase is translated as MDPQSRKLVSHKIKTAQEVAAIIGPRPRKKRVIMCHGTFDVVHPGHVRHLLYAKSKSDILVASITADAHILKAAHRPFVPQDLRAINLAALEAVDYVVVDPNPTPVENLKLIQPDFYAKGYEYAGGHNPKTQEEMRTLESFGGEVLFTPGDIVYSSSRLIESGPPDIGIEKLMMMMEGEGFGFSELYSALDNLKGIRVHVVGDTIVDSLTHCSMIGGMTKTPTMSVLYENKVDYVGGAGIVAKHLRAAGADVTFSTVLGNDALKDFVLQDLEKAGVKTRAIIDSTRPTTNKNAIVAHDYRLLKIDTVDNRSISDKVLTEFRRDIAETAADITCFSDFRHGIFNRMTVPRLTEAIPAGRMRVADSQVASRWGNILEFKGFDLITPNEREARFALGDQDSAIRPLATALFEQAHCKTLILKLGDRGVLTYRTRPPEDLRTVAALDSFANKIVDPVGAGDALLAYATLAYFATGNDVLAAILGNIAAAVECSREGNEPVTPDSVHQRIKELERVANLA
- a CDS encoding NAD-dependent epimerase/dehydratase family protein, with product MTRKPLAVVTGGAGFIGSHMVDLLVERGFRVHAIDNMVGGRAANLAQHAGSGDVVLETRDIRDIKPEDPSFRGARFVFHFAGIGDIVPSIERPAEYMSANVQGTVAVLEAARQAGVTKFVYAASSSCYGLAATPTREDHPINPLYPYALSKYQGEQAGFHWHKVYGLPVNSVRIFNAYGTRSRTSGAYGAVFGVFLRQKLAGKPFTVVGDGTQRRDFLYVTDVARAFLAAAETDRVGTFWNLGGGNPQSVNRLIELLGGEKTYIPKRPGEPDVTWADIGKIQRELSWAPAVSFEEGVARIVATIDYWREAPLWDPQSIASATETWFKFMKQAGRENA
- a CDS encoding NAD-dependent epimerase/dehydratase family protein, with the translated sequence MKFKNVLVTGGAGYVGSLLVPQLLDLGYHVTVYDIMYFGDDFLPKQDPALRIIEGDIRDTAKLAKACQGQDVVISLACISNDASFELDERLSTSVNLDAFEPMVIAAKRAGVKRFIYASSSSVYGVSDKPNVTEDHPLLPLTLYNKYKGMCEPLLFKHQSPDFVCVTIRPATVCGYAPRQRLDLSVNILTNHAINNGKITVFGGTQLRPNLHVQDMCDLYELLLELPDEKIAGETFNAGYQNMSIMDIARTVRDVVMKEFPDRGAIDIVTTPTDDIRSYHINSDKIRRLLGFSPRHTVEDAVRDLCKAFKANKLPNSMTDDRYFNVRQLKSLRAA
- a CDS encoding transaldolase; translation: MKVSRPMEPVPSISDLRIKIFADGADLNGIREMYAKPFIKGFTTNPTLMRKAGVKDYRAFAREAIAAVPDRPISFEVFADDHATMEAQAMEIASWGANVNVKIPITNTKRQSSVPLVGRLSKRGVAVNVTAMFTLDQVRATLDVLSADTPAILSIFAGRVADSGRDPMPIMTEAVRLAAKAHPKAEVLWASPREVLNLFHADACGCHIITVTNDLLNKLGSVGKDLERFSLETVEMFWRDADAAGYNIPTRDAAPVLANGARS
- a CDS encoding D-glycero-alpha-D-manno-heptose-1,7-bisphosphate 7-phosphatase, yielding MAAAPRRAVFFDRDGTLNEAVIRDGHPYPPAGVADMILMPGAVDALQRLKAAGLFLAIATNQPDAAKGLTSRATVEAMNRWLTDRLPIDHVEVCWCLEGPDCKCYKPLPGMLFDAAARHNIRLDQSFMVGDRWRDIGAGKAAGCHTIWLRNDYDVPRERPDRIVCSLAEAADVILQQF
- a CDS encoding SIS domain-containing protein, encoding MSHAALFFDEVAQIAREIDRAAIDRLASELAAVRERRGRLFLLGVGGSAGNCSHAVNDFRKLCGIEAYTPVDNVSELTARTNDEGWDTVFEGWLEVSNINEKDAILIFSVGGGDAEKNVSPNLVKAIDLAKRRGTKVFGIVGRATGYTAKKGDVVVVIPAPNAAHITPQSEGFQAVVWHCLVSNPVLQRRATKWESVTATSAAPR